The Serinus canaria isolate serCan28SL12 chromosome 2, serCan2020, whole genome shotgun sequence genomic interval CAAGAGTGGGGAGCAGAAGCTTGGAGGCCATTAAAGGAGCTGCCCAGGAAGAGACCCTGAAGAGGGTCTGTCTGAGCTTTGTCTCTGGTAAGAATAGGAAAACATGGTGCACCAGCAGGAGTCTGCAGAATTTTCTATGGGATGGTTACAGAACTGGTCAAagacagggaaagggaggatCTAGGAAGACTCATGGGAAAATGAGGTGTAAGGGGACTCACGTGAGCTGGCAGCATTCAGTACATTTGTCTTACTGAGCTCTCTGCCTGATCACAGCAACTAATCCTATCTTTTTATGAAGCTTGTTTCTAACTCTTCTTTTGCACCTAAATATGCAACTAACTCGCCTTTCTGCACCTCTTCCTGCCCCAGTGAATTTAATCCTGTGGAAGTATAATTTGCTATCCAATTTAAACTAGCCAGTGAGCAGGAGACACACATACATGCATGGGAGGGCCAGGGTCCAGGCATGGGCACTGGATGGACTGAGGGGCCATGGGGACTTGTGAATGAGGGAGTTCTGGTGAGCACAGGGAGTGAGGGTGTATGAGTGATCACCTGGGCATTTCAGTGCTGTTCAGGTGGAGAGGGGGAGCAGCACTTCACTCTCTGAATGTGCACTGTGTGTCATTTCTGGCAGAGTTCTGGGTGCTGTGCTAGTCTGACTGTCTGGCTCTGTTAGTGCCCTCTGTGTGTGCCACACTTGTCCAGGACACATGGGAGCATAAGAATCCTGCTGGGTCCAGAGACTGTACATGGATGGATTTCAGCTGCCAGAAGCAACAAACCCCAGATACCAGAGAAGTCTGGATTCAACACCTCTCATAATATCCTTagactattttttaaaaaaatccactttaCAGATGGCTCATGGGAATAGCAAAAGATTTGAACTTGAAAGGAATATGGCAAATTttagtttatgaaaaatactGTCAAATACTTTAGAGTCTTGCTGAGTGTTATTGTCTAACATCTTAATAATTAAACTGTGCAGTTAGATAGGAAAACTGAATCATCATGGCATTATGGAAACACATCAGCTACAGGACTGAAGTTTAATGAAGACTTTTATATATAAGACTATGTCTAATAATGAATTCAACATGTCACTTAGCTCATAATAAGCCATGTATGTGCATATATCCATGTATGTGCATGATACTCAGGAGCACGCACAAATGTCCCCTGAAGACAGCTGGAAAGTAGGATTTACTGGCAGAAAAATACTGTCAACAGCACAACTGGATCCATGGAAAATATTCTCACACAACTGGATCCATGGAAAATATTCTCAATCACCCCTTCTTTGCACTTTTCATCataagtgttttaaaatacttttccatGCAAACATTTGAATTTCTAGAATAGTAATcaaatcctttatttttcactttctcttgACATTAACTTACTTGGAAGCACTTATTTTCCATGTCTCTGCTAGCAAAAAGGCCAATATGACAGCTGAGTATTTGCCTAAATGATCTCAGAGCAGCCTGACTGATTACAACAAACTGGCAGGTGCTTACCATGGTTTTGCTTGCAGTACAGTTGTCCCAGGCAGAAAGATGTCTCCTGTGGAACCTACATAGCAAGACAGATGTCTCCAATTATCATTTTGATGGTGTTAAGGTATCACATCCTCTTGCCTGCCTAAAACAGGGGCATTTAGTTTGGTTTCTTAATGCCAGATGTCTGGTGTGTTCATGTTTAGTGTTGTACAGGGAGGAGTTTGTGCACTTTTTCCATGACAGCTGTGTCCCCAGATTGCAGTGCAATTAAATtgtcttggggaaaaaaaattaaaatgtagaaTATGTGCTTTTCCACTTCGGTTTTGTGCACATTGAATTCAAGATTGATGTAGCCAGTACAGGCACACAATATAAATGGGCACTGACTAAGCCTTCCTAAGTATTCCTAAGCCTTCCAGGTAACAAGTGTCAGGATGAGGATGTAGTgttaagctgtgccaggagaggtttagattggacaaACACAAAGGGCACAACTagacattggaatggactgcccgGGGAGGaggtggaatcaccatctctggagaTGCTTAAGACTGAAAATGGCACTCAGTGCCGTGGTCTGGTTGACAAAGTGGTGCTGGATCCTGAGTTGGAGGAGATGacctcagagggcttttccaaccaaatggattctgtgattctgtatgcTGATGTGTGATTAAACTACAGTCTCTGCGACAGCAACTGGAATTTTATCAGTACAGTGAACtagcaaaaaaaagaagactcGGCATCTCTTATCTTAGCCAACGGCAGGagcaagcacagcacccccagaaAAAGGCGCAATGAACCAGCCCTGAGGTTCCCCCGGTGCAGGGCGGGACGGGCAGGCGGGACCCTACGGGGACGGGGCAGCTGCCCCGGCCTATCTCGGCTTTCCGGGCGCTGCCCTGGCCGGTCCCGGCTCCTCAGGCGCTGCCCTGGCCGGTGCCGGCTCTCCGGGCGCTGCCCCGGCGCTGCCCTGGCCGGTGCCGGCTCTCCGGGGAGGCCCCGCCCGGGCCTGGCGCAGCTTCCGGGGCAGCCGCGGCCGTTCCGGGCGGCGCGGGCGCCATGGGGGTGACGAGACAGAAGCACGCGAAGAAGATCATGGGGTTCTACAAGCACAACTTCCAGTTCCGCGAGCccttccaggtgctgctggatggCACCTTCTGCCAGGCCGCGCTTCGCAACAAGATCCAGATCCGGGAGCAGCTGCCCGGGTACCTGGACGGCGCCACGCAGCTCTGCACCACGCGGTACGGCGGGGAGTGCGCTCCGGGGGCGGCGGTGGCGCTGGGGCCTGAGGGTAACCTGCACGAGGCTGGGAGCATCCTCGGACCCAGCTGCCTTTCCGAAAGTGGCCCGAACTGCGGGGCCAGCGGTAACCCTGCTGTGTGAGGGAGGGCCGGGTGGGGTCTCTTCCCCCCCGCAGGGTCTGCTTGGCGAGGTGGTAACAGCAGGGGCAAGCGGAGATCTGGggggagctcctgcctggccggagctgcagcctgccagTGCTGGCTTGTTTCTGAAGCAGCTGTTCGCTAGGACAAGGATAGGCTAGACAAAGACACGGAAGTAAAACATGCACACTACATACTGAAGTTGCCTCCAAGTTGCCTTTGTTATTACTTGATTATGTGTATtgtatatattaaaatacaaaagtacAGTTACATTGTATATCTGCAATAACAGAATAGCCAACTGCCCGCTATGGAGGCAAGTAGTGAAAATGCCAGGAAGAGATACACCCTGGGCTCAAAAAACACGCTGACCCTTCTTGCTCAGCATCTTCTAAACAGTATAGAGTCATGTCCTTAGCTGTGAAAGGTTTGAGAATTGCTTTGACCAAACTATTCCTGTCGTGTTTAAACATCACTTCTTGCTTCCTTTGTCAGCAATATCTGTTGGTCATTTTGACCAGCTTCCACTTAGGCCAGCTGAATGTACgtgttttccctgctgtcagAATACTGAGTGTCTGAGACAGCACCTCAGTGTTATGAAAAGAGCCTCGCAGGGGAAATAAGCTGGTTTGCTGGGACTCCGGGCGGGGTCTCACTAGTGTGGAGTAGGAGGggagaatcccctccctcaccttgctgcctgtgctgcttttgatgAAGCCCAGGGCACAGTTGGCTTTCACACTGCCAGCTCACATTGAGCTTCTTGTCCACCATCACACCTCCCAGGTGACTCTtgtcagggctgctctcaatccattctcaTCCATCTTAGTCCATTTGTGCTTGGGTTGCATTGACCCATACacaggaccttgcacttggcatTGTTGAACTTCATAAGGATTGCACAAGTCCATCTGAGGTGTCTCCAGGCCCCTCTGGATGTCATTCCTTCCCTCCAGAGTGTCAACAGCACCAAACAGCTCGGTGTCTATGGCAAACTTACTGAGGGTGCACTGGCTCCCACTGTCCATGTCACTGACAAAGATGTCAAATGTCCCAATACCAACCCCTGAAGAACAACACTTGTCACTGGTCTCCACTTGGACATTGAGCTGTTTACTGCAGCTCTTCAAGTGCAACCCTCCAGTCAATCCATATCCACCAAGTGATACATCTGTCAAATCCATGCCTCCAATGTAAAGACAAGGATGTTGTGTGGAACAGTGTGCAAAACTTTGCATTAAGTCCAGTTGGGTGCCATCTGTTGCCCTTCCTTATCCATCAGCACTGTAACTGACACAGAAGgccacaattttttttcatgatttcCCCTTAGTGAAACCATATTGGCCTTGTTTTCCTCACACCTTATATACTTTTCAGGAGGAAAGTAAAATGCTCCATAATCTTGCCAGGCAAAGAGGTGAGACTGATTGGCCTGTTGTTCCCCAGgtcttttatttccatttttaaaaataaattacattttcaagttttataataagttaatttaaaaataaattaaattttaaaaataattttgttagaTAGTGGTTTATATGCTTGGTGGTATTCAAGCATAAATTTAAGGACTTAGCATTGTCACTgatgtgaattatttttaaatcatttaatATATCTTAATTTTATTACTGGTTAATCATGTTTACAGCCAAAGAAACCTTGCTGATGTCTTCAGATGGGCTATTGCTTTCAGAGTTCTGGGTGCCATTTACAGAGCATAGAGACACCCAGAACAACTGGGTGTTTCTCATTCCTAAGTAACTCACATCAGCCTTTTGCTGTTGTAAAAAatatgagggtttttttgttcaaaaattATTGTCTCTTTTGGTTTTCAGATGTGTCATAAAAGAACTTGAATCACTGGGGAAAGCACTGTATGGAGCAAAATTAATTGCCCAGAGATTTCAAGTTCGAAACTGTTCTCACCATAAGAATCCTGTGAGTGGTTCAACCTGTTTACTTTCCATGATTGAAGATGGCAACCCTCATCACTTCTTTATTGCTACACAGGTAAAAGCTCATGGGAAATGTAGCTCCATTTCTTTTGAAGTGATGTTTTGATACCTAAGGATAAAGAAGCCTACAGAAACCTTGATTATGAGGTTTTTAAATAGTTGGTGGGAATTAATCATGTAAAGCTCTTGCTTGCTCTTTAATGTATTTCCTAATTACGAAGCAGGGAATCTTTTCTCCTGCTTGAacaactagatttttttttactttgtaatGATATTGCTTAGTTTAGGTGAAAGAGTATGAAAACATACTGACTACCTATTGACATGTAAAAAACAACTCGTGAATGTTAATTGGCATATTGCTTGGGTGTGCATCCCCTTCCCAGAACTGCTTTGCACAGTagtctgaaaaatgaaattaaatgttaaCATCCAAATAACTTCAATTTTAAGACATTTTGAACTAAAGAATAAATAACTGTACAAATAAAAAAGGCGtttttttcttgggtttgttATTGGGACTGCATGTATAAATTATATACAGTATATATAAAAGAGTTTATAGTAGAATTCTTTATAGTTATGTAAATTACAggagttaaaaattatttattacagaaaaaatcaTGTTACTTCTTGAGGTGTGGTGGTCTGCATACAAGTGAATTGGGActtctttctcaaaaaatgTATGCATGCATATACatgcaggaaaagggaaaatgttgaTAATTTTTGCATCAGAAATACAGCTACTAAGGAGAGAAATTGAAATTTAGTTGCTCTGAAAGGCACTGCCATGTATATCTGCTAGATTAAGTTTCTTATCTTTTTCATAATGTAATTTATCTTCATAGTTTTGTATTAAAAGCAGGTGCATTTGAATTGCAAATaccatttcttctgaaaatattgaCTAAGGTGTTTAATCTTGCAGGACCAGGACTTatcaaaaaaagtgaaaaggaagCCTGGTATTCCTCTCCTCTTTATTATTCAGAACACTATGGTGCTAGACAAACCTTCTCCTAAGTCTTTGGCATTTGTTCAAAAGTTGCAGACAAATCAGCTTGTTCCAGAGTACCAAAAACAAAGTATTGTGGagcttaaagaaaaagaaggactAGTAAAGCAAGAAggtgaaaagagaagaaaacgCAAAAGGGCAGGAGGCCCCAATCCTCTCAGctgtctgaaaaagaaaaagaagaaaacacaggagGGTCAGGAGCCTtctgctgaaaagaagaaaagaagaaaaagaaaacgaAATAGAGTTAAAGCAGAAGCCATGCAGTCAGTGCAGAAGAATGAAGGAGAATAAACCTATCTTTGAAGACAACACAGAACGTGAACATTGTTTGAccttgggaaaacaaaagataGATTAATATGCAGTCATATGAAACTGAAttgttaatattaaaatttatttttatgaggtGGTACTGCTTATTACTGTATCTCAGTATTTGCAGGTTCTTGTCCTAATAATTTATTCTGTTATTTAGTATTGGGTTTgtgacaaaatatttataaaccCTCATATTTCATTATTCTCTCCAGCACCATGGTTTGTGTTAAAATTCACATGCTATGTAGCAGTTTTTTAGAAATGCTTCTTGGCCTCCATATGGATTTCAGTGGGAGATTAGACTTCTTACTAAATTGAGGTTGCTAATCTTAGTAAAACTAGTTTTTACAGCTGATCTGTTAGAGATTATGAAACTGACCTAATATAACACAATAGCTTATTTATCTCTGAATACAAAAGTTAACTCTTGCAAAGAGACCTCATGCCCTCaaaagccctgtccagcctaAATTTCTCTGTCAGTACCATGTGAACCAATACTTCTCTTGGTGTTGATctttatttattaagaaaatcACAGAGGCTGTGCAATTGTGTTGTTATTCCTGACATTATAAGGGTATCTCCAGTCTTGCCTATTTCACCTGcagtttattcttttttttttaacaggaaaaatgcaACTTAAAATTGCTGAATCAAAGCACTGGTAGTACCTAATGCCATCACAGTgtagcagagctgtgcaggactCCTGGAATACAAACAGCTGAGGGTGATGGGACTCTGGCCCTGATGACTGTTCTGCTGTTCTGCAAGGTTAGGAACAGAAGGAACTGGGTTGGAGGAGagttgtggtttaaccccagctggtAACTCAGCCCCATGCAGCCACGCACTCACCTTCCTCTGCCGTGGGATGGAGAGAATCGTAAGGGTGAAGTGAGAAAGCTCGTGGGTTAAGGAACAGTTCAATGAGGAAAGTAAAAAGCGTGCAAAAACACAGGCAGTGCAGAAAAAGGAATTCATTCAcagcttcccatgggcagggaggtgTTCAGGCAcccccaggaaagcagagctccaTCAGGTCtaatggtgacttgggaagacaaacaccaccCCAAATGTCGTCCCACCTTCCTTCCCAACTTTATATGCTGAACGTGATGCCATATGCTATGGAATATCTTGGGTCATTTGGAAtcagctgccctgcctgtgttccctcccagcttcttgtgtcTCCCCTGCCTACTTGCTGGTGAggggagaagcagaaaatgccTTGGCCCCGTGTAAGCACTGCTTagcaataatgaaaacatcTCAACACTTACGCACAAATCCAAAAGCACAGCTACTGTAAAGTAACTACCCCAGCCtaaagcagcacaaggagagAGTTTCTCAAATGGTTTCAAGTACATTATTTTCTAGAATAGCTATTGCTTCCTATGCCTCCTTAAGTGTTTGGTGGCATTAGAGTCTGAAGTGAGTGACCGGAATGACAACAGAGGGATGTGCGGCATAGCACGTGCTGTGGCATCAGTGTGTTCTCACAGTGTTCCCAGTCATCTCTAGCcagatttttaacttttctcaatgcatttctttttaactgaGATGTTCGTAAAAGGAGAGCGTTCTGCTTCTTGACCTACATGGGATTAAGCTGTGCATTCCAGACAATTCTTTAGCCTGTGTATCATGAATTTGCAAAGTAGTTCTTGTGCACTGTCTGCACAGGTTCTTGAATGTCTGGAGTACATAGCTATCATCTATGATGCTTTCTGTTGGCTTTTCAAATTATATAGACAGTTGTTTCACAGAGTTTGAGAAACCAGCTTGAGTGATGGGAGTTGGCCAGTCTTAGCAGACTGCAGGGTCACATCTGGCCAGCACAGGAGGTGCAtggtgtgctctgtgctcatggcactgctgcagtcccagcccaggccttccttgcagcacagctgttaggagcaggctgtgcctgcatTGTTCTGTTTGAGACCATAAGCATCGTTGGAACAGACTGAGAGGGACATAAGCAGGGCAGAAGGGTGCTATAGTCAAGATGAAAGCTTTAATTGAAATTAACAACAGTCACACTCATCATGGTGTTGTTCACACATTGATTGCTGAAGTGAGTCCTGAGGAGAAATTTAGTAACTCCTAGAAATACCTTAATGCAGCATATTTGTCTGACACCTTTCTCAAGCTGTCATAGTCCCTATACCTTCACTTCTTTGGGCACAGTCCCATATTAATGTCGTTTTGCTTCCCATTCCTCCATAAATATTGCTtatatttcttcctcctcctgaaaCCCACCCACAGATATCACTGCTGTAAGTAAAACTTGGAGCAGAGTTGGTTCACCATCAAAATCTCATTCTGAGTCAAAAGTATATTAAAACCCAGTAACTTTgctaaaaatattgtttttcaaaatagaGCATAAAACCCCTCTGCTCTGTTATTTACAGCAGTCCCTTTCAGTGTCATTGAAACACAAAGCTtaaattcacctttttttaaagactatGAACAGACACAAAcataatttctgtaaaaaaagaaTACTTTAACAGTCCTCTAATGACTCCCTTAAGGaatttaaaacagcatttatcTGTTTCCTTAGCATTTGAACACAAACTGACTCATGGTGCTGCCATTGGGAAGAACTGGAATACAAAGGGAGTGAGCTCTTaagagaaaaactaaaatttatCTGCCGCATACGTGCAACTCTCCTCCTGCGTGCTAAGTAATTTGTCTGTGAGCTTTGGGAGAGAGCTCCCACCCAGGCAACTAGCACAGGCAATCAGAGTGTATGTGTTACTGCTTTGAAATTTGAAAGAGAAGCCCACCTAGTTTCCCAGTGCAGCAAGTCCCGCTGACTGGCTGTGTTTATACCGTTAGGTCAGTGACCCTGGGAGCAGCCGGTCACACCGAGCCcagggggcagggctggccctgcccggGCTGGGCTCTCGCAGCTCTCACTGAGCTGAGCGCTGCCGGCTGAGCGCTCCCTGCGGGTGCTCTCGGGCTgcactgcctctgcctgccaggtTCAGGGAGGTTTAGATGGCCAGGGCTGTGAACCTTGGCAAGTCCCTCTAGGAATTCAGCAGTGTCAGTCTCTAGGAGCATCCCTAGGCCTGTGAGAAACACCACCGTGGGAGCATCCCACAGAGCCAACTGGCTGTCATAGGTATTTGCTCCATGTACTGCCCAAAAAGCCACAGCCTTATTTATCAGTAAAAAGTCTGGAGTTGTGGCCACAACTCAGCTATATACAGGGTTCCCAATATAACTGTTCTCATGAAGTTTAGGATTGTTTTGCTCTAGGGTGTTAGAGAGACTGGTTTAAGTTTTGAAACTACAGAAGCCAGAGGTAAATCAAAAGGAGCTTGACCAAAAACTTCTTTGGGGCTATtgatttcctcttttctcagaCAGTATAAAAATATACCCCAAATCCTAGGCAGCAGCTCACTaagtcttttttgtttctttaaaaagggaaataagCAGTGTTATACAATCCAATGTATGCTACATGTGCAGAGTaatagaggaagaaaacaataatACATCAGCCACAGTCTGCAGGGCATTAATGTTGAATTTAGGATGGAGTCTCATCTACAAGCAGCAGAAGATATTTACCTAGACTGCCTGCCAATTCAATTGGCTGGATTTATGTTAGTGTGATCCAGTGGTGTACAATAAATCACTCCCTGGGCATCTGTTAATGACACTAAATAGATGAGTTAATTAGAAGCTTCTGGAACCTGGGATGTTTATGAATCATTAAAGTAAATATGAATATGGTATGACTGAGGAATAAATACATTCTGGTGGTGAAAGGAAAATAGGATGTCCAGATCAGTCCTGATCATTTGTTTTCAGCTACACTGATACAGTGTGAATGACTTCTCCATCAGCTTTATAGTGCTCCTGGAGTTTCTTGAACATGTTCTGTCAGATACAAGATGAAGAACATTGGAACAATACCATTATTTATATTCACTGCATCTTTCATATAGAAGTTTCACAAACAGCTACTGTATATTTCATACCTCTGTGTGGGCGTAATATCTCACACAGGGAACAGCCAGAGATACGGGAATGAACAAATAAGAGCCCCAGCAGGTGTTATCATTTACAATTTAAGGGAGAAAAATTGCAGTGTTCCAAGAGAGAATGACAGAAAGCAAAAGTTTTTGTACCCAGAGAGTCAGGAGTGAAAGAGAGATTGCACCTTGTGATTTAGGAATGGCCTAACTAATGCCGGGAAAGGGGCTTGTGATGTATTTCTGGTAATTATTATGTCTGTGCACTCCAAG includes:
- the UTP23 gene encoding rRNA-processing protein UTP23 homolog translates to MGVTRQKHAKKIMGFYKHNFQFREPFQVLLDGTFCQAALRNKIQIREQLPGYLDGATQLCTTRCVIKELESLGKALYGAKLIAQRFQVRNCSHHKNPVSGSTCLLSMIEDGNPHHFFIATQDQDLSKKVKRKPGIPLLFIIQNTMVLDKPSPKSLAFVQKLQTNQLVPEYQKQSIVELKEKEGLVKQEGEKRRKRKRAGGPNPLSCLKKKKKKTQEGQEPSAEKKKRRKRKRNRVKAEAMQSVQKNEGE